The following nucleotide sequence is from Nesterenkonia xinjiangensis.
CCTCATCACTGTGGTTGAGGTTCAGCGCGATGATCATCCGGTTCATGGCGGTGGACTCCACCGTCACGAAGTCGAAGCCGCCCTCCTCCCGCGCCTCGGCGAGCACCGGTCGGTTGGCGTCCTGATTGAAGTGCCGGGAGTGGAAGTCCAGCTCTCCGTTGACCGCCTTGAGCAGCATGACCTCCTCCTCCTGGACGACCTCGAACTCCAGTCGGTCGATGAAGGGCAGCTGGGCGCCGTCGCTGTCGACCTTCCAGTAGTAGGGGTTGCGCTCGGCGACCACCACGTTGCCCTCGTTGAGCTGGTTGGTGATCACCCAGGCGTAGAGGACGGGCTTCTCCGGGTTGTTCCACCAGTGGAGGCGGTCCTCCCAGTGGTCGATCCAGGAACCGAAGCCGGCCTCGTCGGCGAGCTCCTCGGCCCCGTCGTTGAGGTGGGGCAGGAAGTCCTCGAGGTAGTGCTTGGGGAAGAACAGCAAGTTGGTGGCCCACCAGGTGGCCGAGCGGGAGGCTTCCTCGATGACGCCGCCCTTCGGCTCGGGGTAGGTGAGCCTGACGGTGTAGTCGTCGATCCGCTCGGCCACGCAGGGCTCGTTGTTCACGGCGAGCCAGCCGGGCGGGTTCGCGTTGAGCTCCTCGTTGAAGTAGACGTCCTCGAGGGCGAACATGACGTCGTCGGAGGTCACGGGCTCACCGTCCGACCAGCGCATGCCTTCACGCATGTGGATGGTGTACTCGTCGCCGGCGTCGTTCATCTCGATGTCCTTGAACGTCCCCGGAAGTCCGCTCTCGGCCAGGCTGGCGTCCACCCGCAGCATCGGCTCGAAGGCGATCATCCGCTCCAACCAGGGGTCATCTCCCTGACCCAGCACCGCCCCCTGATAGATCCCCCCGTAGACGCCGAACTCCGGCGCCTCGACGACGAGCCGGTCCGCCTCGATCGGCAGCCTCTCCTCCAACGGAGGCAGCTCGCCGTTCTCGACCATCTCAGTGAGCATCGGGGCTTCCTTGGGGCGACCTTCGGGAGGAGTGGAGTAGTCGGTGTCACCGTCGGTGCCGGTGTCGGCGTCGGCTCCGCAGGCGGCCAGCGACAGGGTCAGCAGACCGGCTCCGCCCCCGGTGATCAGCAGCGATCGGCGGGAGACCCCTTGCACCTCAGGGGATTCGTGAGTGATGGACATTCCGGACTCCTCTCCAACGGGATGGGATGGACCTCGGCGGAGAAGCCAGGAACACCCGCAATGCGTGTGATGCACGTCTCATTAGACCGATTTATCGCCAAATGTAACATGGATCACACGTTTATGCGTGTTGGAATCTGTGGAAATGTCAGGAAATTGACAGGTGAGACTCAGGCGAACTCCAGGTGGCCGAGGAGGCGGTCCTGGTCAGAACGTGACAGCATGCCGATATGGGAGTCCCCGACACGTCCGCCGAGATACTCGTCCGCGAGGTCCGCGGAGACGACCTCCCCGCGTTCCTGGCCGCCCGCCCGGACGCACCGAGCATGGGACCGTATCTGCTGCGACAGAGAACCAACGGAATCGGCACCGGGCTCGTCGCGCTCGACGGCGAGACCCTGGTGGGCTCGCTGGAGCTGTGCTGGACCTGGCCGCCCGAGGTGCGGAACCTGCACGTCGTCGAAGCACGGCGCATGCAGGGCATCGGCACCGCGCTGCTGGCTGCCGCCGAGGCGGCCGTGCGGCATCGCGGCTCCCAGGAGGGCGAGGAGGAGCTGGTCCTCCAGCTGCACGTGGGGGAGGGCAATCCCTCAGCCCGGCGGCTCTACGAACGTCTGGGCTATCGGCCCACCGGCCAGCGCACCTCCACCAGGTATTCGTCCCTTGACGACGACGGCACCACTCGCACTGCCACGGAGATCGACGAACTGCTGGTCACACACCTCGGCCGCTGAGCGTGCCGTGCACGTCAGCGGCCGAGGCACATGCGGACCGAGCTCAGTTCCTGTTCTCGACCCGATGCGTGTAGGGGTTGTACTGAGGCCTCTGATAGGCGAGCTCGCCACCCTGACGTCCACCGAACGGACGCCCGTGATCAGCGAACTCCGCCCGGATGTACACCAGACGCCAGGGGCCCATGTCGATCCTCGACCCCGTGCGAAGAGTCACCGGAGCTCCGTGGGACCCGCTCACACTGCCGCCGGCGGCGCCACGACGCGAGAGCAGGTACTCGTCGAACTCATCATGGATGACTTCGGCATGGAAGGGCTCAAGCCCGGCCAGCCGCAGGTCACAGGTCTCGTCGCTGCCGATGACGGTCCTGTCACCGACGAGGTTGAACTCCATCAGAGGGCCGGGGCCGGAACCGTCGTCCTTGACCATCACGAGCCGGGGACGGCCGGAACCGGGGGCGCTGTGGGTGGTGGTCACGCGTCGCCGGATCCTCCGGCTGAACGTCGGGACCGGCGGCCAGGGGGTCGCCGGGGGCAGCATCGCCGGCGATGCGCTGCCGGCCGGCGGACTGGAGAGCATGCTCTTCGCCGCGGCGGTCAGGGAACCCAGGCGGATGTGCCTGGATCTGGTCACCACGCGCTGCAGCACGGGAGCATCGACGTCCCCGATGCTCAGGAGCTCACCGTCCGGGCCGGAGATGGTGGCCGAGACACCCATCTCGGCCAGCTCGTCGGCGAAGGCCTTCAGCATCCGCACCGCCCCGGGGGTCGGCTTCTCCAGCAGTCCGGGTGCATCGGTGTGGACCTGCACGTGGGTGCCGTCGGCAGTCACCGTGCCGCTGAGCGAGCTGCTTTCGACGCCGTCCTGATCGACCTCGCGGCAGCTGAAGCTGATGTCTATGTCGAGATGCATCACATCACCTGTCCCGGTGCGGCCGGCTCAGCGGTTCTCGTCATCACTGGTGGTGACGCGCAGAGTCCCGTTGAACTTCCAGATGGCACGCGGGGCGTCCGGGCCGATGTCCCGGGGCACCTCGACCGTCATGTCCACGAGCTCATAGTTCACCGCGGCACCGCGTCCGGTCAGATAGGCCCACATCTCCTGGCCCAGATCTGCCCAGTTGCCGATCTCATGCGGTTCGTTGCCCTGCGGGTTCGGCTCCTGTGACGTCGTGGGGTCTGCCATGGAATTCTCCTCGCTGGTCAAGAACGGCTCCGTCGGCCCGGAATGAGATTCGGATGACCGGTTCTGTAGTCCAGACAATACTCAACCCGTGATGACATGGGAATACCCTGACGTCGCTCATCGCCGGGAGCGCGTGAAGGCGGAGAGCCCAGTGATCTCGCGTCCGACGATCAGCGCCTGCATGGAGTCGGTCCCCTCATAGGTGGAGACCACCTCCATGTCGGTCAGGTGCCGGGCGATCTGATTCTCGAGCAGGAGCCCGTTGCCCGCGAGGATGTCGCGGGCCGTCCGGCACATGCTCAACGCCTTGCGCGACGTCGTCATCTTCACCAGCGAGGCCTGCGGGCCGGTCAGCCGGCCGCCCTCCGCCAGGTCGGCCATGCGCAGGCACATCAGCTGCATGGAGACCAAGTCGGAGAGCATGGTGGCCAGCTTCTCCTGGACCAGCTGGTATCCCCCGATCGGCGCCCCGAACTGCTCCCGCTCCTGGGCGTAGCGGGCAGCGATCTCGAAGGCCGCCATCCCGTGTCCGAGAGCCTCCCAGGAGGCGCCGCCGCGCGTCGCGGCGAGCACCCGGTTCACCCCCGAGAAGTCCTCACAGTGCTCCAGGCGGTTCTCCGCCGGGACGCGCAGATCCTCGATGACGATGTCGGCCTGGTTGATGGCACGCTTGCCGATCTTGCCCGTGATGACCTCCGGCCGATAGCCGGAGGGCCAGCTGCCGTCCTCCTGCCGCTCGACCACGAAGGCCTTGACCTGACCATCCTCCTCATCCCTGGCGTAGACCACCACGACGTCGGCGGCGTGCCCGTTGCCGATCCAGCGCTTATGTCCGTTCAACAGCCAGCCATCCCCCTCACGCCGAGCACGGGTCTCCAGGGACACGGAGTCCGAGCCGTGCGCGGGCTCGGTGAGGGCGAACGCCCCGGTACGTTCCAGCCGCGCCATCGAGGGCAGCCACCGGTCGTGCTGCTCCTGGTTGCCGAGCATGTAGATGCTGCCCATGCCCAAGGAGGAATGGACGCCGAGGAAGGTGTTCACCGAGCCGTCGATGCGTCCCATCTCGCGCGCGACGAGGCCGGCCGCCCGGCGGGAGAGCCCCGGGCATCCGTGGCCCTGGATGAACCCTCCGACCACCCCGAGGTCGGCCAGGCCGGGAAGCACCGAGACCGGGAACTCGGCCCGCTCCCAGTGCTCGTCGATCACCGGGGCGATCTCCCGCAGTCCGAAATCCCGGACCCTGTCGCGGAGGGCGAGCTCCTCGGTCGCGAAGTCACGATCGAGATCGAAGAAGTCCAGAGCGGCCGGGACATCGATCGCGCTGCGCTGAGTCATGGTGTCAGTCATAGAGGAAGCTCCTTCGGTGTGCAGTCACCCTGCTGCGGGGGTCCGGGGCGTGGCGCCGTCGTCTGCGGAATTCTCGTCAGGGATCAGCGCGGCAGCGAGCGCCTCCCGCATCTCGGCGCCGATCGGCGTCGGCTGACCGGTCTCGGCGTCGACATGGACCATCACGGAGCGGCCCGTGGCACACGCCTGCCCGCGCTGAAGAAGGTCATGGTGGACTACGAACGAGGTGCGCCCGATCCGCGAGATCCAGACGTGGGCGGTCGTCGCCTCCCCATAGAGCAGGGGGTGCAGGTAGTCCACAGTCAGGGACCGCACCAGGCGAGGACCCTGAGGCGCCTGGCGGAACCACACGGCCGAGGCCTGGAGCCGCGCCTCCTCGAACAGGGTGACGACCTTTGCATTGTTCACGTGGGCGTTGAGGTCCTGGTCCGACCACCGCAGCGGCATCGGGCAGACGAACGCTCTGCCAGGTCGCGTCACGACTCTCCCGCAGGCTTCCCAGGAAGCCCGGGGTTCTCCGGAGCATGCCCGTGTTGCCCCCGCCGTTCGGCCAGCCAGGCCAGGACCGACTCCTGGTCCTCCCCCAGCGTGGGAGGCTGCTTGGGGTAGCTCGCAGGGGTCCGGCTGTAGCTCACCGGGTGCTTGATCGTGGGCACCGCCGCGTCGCCGCGTCCGGTCTCGACCACGGGCTCCAGGCCCAGGGAGGCCGCGAATTCGACACCTTCGTCGATGCCGAGGATCGGCGAGCACGGCACACCCTCTGCTTGGAGAGCATCGAACCACTCCTGGGCGGTCCCCTCGGCGAGCGCCTCGACGAGCTGGGGACGCAGCTCGTCCCGGTGGCGGTTCCGGGCCTCCATCGTCGCGAATCGGGGGTCGGCTGCGAGCTCAGGGAGCCCCAGTCGGGAGACCAACCGGGAGAACTGTCGGTCGTTGCCGATGCAGACGATCAGTTCACGGTCCTTCGCGGGGAACGGCCCGTAGGGGTAGAGGCTGGGATGGTCGTTTCCGAGCCTGCGAGGCACGTTTCCGCAGGCGGCATAGCCGGTGGTCTGGTTGACCAGACCGGAGAGCGCCGATGACAGCAGGTCGAGCGCGAGATGCTGACCCACCCCTGACACCTCCCGCTCCCGGAGCGCCCCGAGGATGCCCACCGCGGCATGGAGCCCG
It contains:
- a CDS encoding acyl-CoA dehydrogenase family protein, with the translated sequence MTDTMTQRSAIDVPAALDFFDLDRDFATEELALRDRVRDFGLREIAPVIDEHWERAEFPVSVLPGLADLGVVGGFIQGHGCPGLSRRAAGLVAREMGRIDGSVNTFLGVHSSLGMGSIYMLGNQEQHDRWLPSMARLERTGAFALTEPAHGSDSVSLETRARREGDGWLLNGHKRWIGNGHAADVVVVYARDEEDGQVKAFVVERQEDGSWPSGYRPEVITGKIGKRAINQADIVIEDLRVPAENRLEHCEDFSGVNRVLAATRGGASWEALGHGMAAFEIAARYAQEREQFGAPIGGYQLVQEKLATMLSDLVSMQLMCLRMADLAEGGRLTGPQASLVKMTTSRKALSMCRTARDILAGNGLLLENQIARHLTDMEVVSTYEGTDSMQALIVGREITGLSAFTRSRR
- a CDS encoding thioesterase family protein; the encoded protein is MTRPGRAFVCPMPLRWSDQDLNAHVNNAKVVTLFEEARLQASAVWFRQAPQGPRLVRSLTVDYLHPLLYGEATTAHVWISRIGRTSFVVHHDLLQRGQACATGRSVMVHVDAETGQPTPIGAEMREALAAALIPDENSADDGATPRTPAAG
- a CDS encoding GNAT family N-acetyltransferase — protein: MGVPDTSAEILVREVRGDDLPAFLAARPDAPSMGPYLLRQRTNGIGTGLVALDGETLVGSLELCWTWPPEVRNLHVVEARRMQGIGTALLAAAEAAVRHRGSQEGEEELVLQLHVGEGNPSARRLYERLGYRPTGQRTSTRYSSLDDDGTTRTATEIDELLVTHLGR
- a CDS encoding FHA domain-containing protein, whose amino-acid sequence is MHLDIDISFSCREVDQDGVESSSLSGTVTADGTHVQVHTDAPGLLEKPTPGAVRMLKAFADELAEMGVSATISGPDGELLSIGDVDAPVLQRVVTRSRHIRLGSLTAAAKSMLSSPPAGSASPAMLPPATPWPPVPTFSRRIRRRVTTTHSAPGSGRPRLVMVKDDGSGPGPLMEFNLVGDRTVIGSDETCDLRLAGLEPFHAEVIHDEFDEYLLSRRGAAGGSVSGSHGAPVTLRTGSRIDMGPWRLVYIRAEFADHGRPFGGRQGGELAYQRPQYNPYTHRVENRN
- a CDS encoding CoA transferase is translated as MTLSAEDIEAGAHDSGQHDPRQPEPSSWPMSQSTPTGPLAGVVIADFSRVLAGPYCTMLLADMGATVIKVEGPGGDDTRQWIPPHRDGVSTYYLAVNRNKHSLVLDLKDAEDLRTAQELLSAADVFVENFKPGGLEKFGLDAETVARRWPELVHVSITGFGTEGGRTMPGYDLLAQGVSGFMSVTGDPEGSPQRAGVAMFDVITGLHAAVGILGALREREVSGVGQHLALDLLSSALSGLVNQTTGYAACGNVPRRLGNDHPSLYPYGPFPAKDRELIVCIGNDRQFSRLVSRLGLPELAADPRFATMEARNRHRDELRPQLVEALAEGTAQEWFDALQAEGVPCSPILGIDEGVEFAASLGLEPVVETGRGDAAVPTIKHPVSYSRTPASYPKQPPTLGEDQESVLAWLAERRGQHGHAPENPGLPGKPAGES
- a CDS encoding ABC transporter substrate-binding protein: MSITHESPEVQGVSRRSLLITGGGAGLLTLSLAACGADADTGTDGDTDYSTPPEGRPKEAPMLTEMVENGELPPLEERLPIEADRLVVEAPEFGVYGGIYQGAVLGQGDDPWLERMIAFEPMLRVDASLAESGLPGTFKDIEMNDAGDEYTIHMREGMRWSDGEPVTSDDVMFALEDVYFNEELNANPPGWLAVNNEPCVAERIDDYTVRLTYPEPKGGVIEEASRSATWWATNLLFFPKHYLEDFLPHLNDGAEELADEAGFGSWIDHWEDRLHWWNNPEKPVLYAWVITNQLNEGNVVVAERNPYYWKVDSDGAQLPFIDRLEFEVVQEEEVMLLKAVNGELDFHSRHFNQDANRPVLAEAREEGGFDFVTVESTAMNRMIIALNLNHSDEELREVFQNKDFRIGLSHAIDRQEIIDTVYQRQGEPWQAAPHPDSEFYDEEFATQYTEFDVDLAEQHLDDAGLTERDSDGFRLLPSGERLRFTIDVTTLFPEWTSAADMVTRFWEDVGVDARVNTLERTLFYDRKTPEANEFDASIWAGDGGLHVEMLEPRWYFPNGNESNYAVRWADWYESRGEGDSAEEPPEATKRQMELAREIPLEPDEEEQKEIFREILEIAKEEFYAIGIALPTDGYGIVKNDLRNVVESFPDSWLHLTPGPVDIPTWFFDR